GACCCGGTCACGTAGCGCGGTGACGAGCGCCTTGGCGTCTCCGCCCTTTTCCCGGGCGAGATCGGTGACACGATCGATGAACGTCGCGCTGATCGCGCCGGAGTCGAGCAGGACCGCGCGGTCGACCGGCTTGCCGCGACCGATACGGACGGCGTCGAGCACGGCGGCGAGGACGCGGGCGCGCGCCGCCGCGCGCTGATAGACCACGGGGTTGTCCAGGAGGCTGTCGAGCACACCCCGAGCGGCGAGGTTCTCGGCCTGGCCCCAGGTGGCGATACCGTGTTCGAGGAGCCGGTGGAGGGTATCGAGGTCCGTCACCAGATACCAGAGGTGGACGCCGCCGATATGGGAGGTGAGTGGGTCGATCCCGGGCACGCGCAGGGCACGGCCGTACTCCTCGCGCGTCATATCCCCTGGAGCTGGCACCGGGGTACGCAGCGGAACCGGATCGGCCAGCGGCAGGCGCTCGTAGTCGGCCAGACCGCGGATCTCGGTCAGGTCGTGGACGGCGTGCGGCAGGTCGGGGTGCTCGCGCAGGATCGCCCGCCACTTGCTGACCTCGTCGTGCTGGGCGGTGAAGTAGAAGACCTGGCGGCCCGCGCGGCAGATCTCAATCGTGGCGTCGATGATGGCCCGGGCACGTTGCTCGTCGCTGTTGCCCAGCGTCTCGTCGAGCAGGAGGGGCAGGCGCGGGCCGTGCTCGGCCTCCTCGATAAAGGCGAGGCGCACAGCCATCAGGAGTTGCAGCCGGGTTGCGCTGGAGAGCTCCTCCAGGCTCTGCCCGATGCCGGTGCCGGTGTCGGTCGCGCGGAACGCGGGCGGGGACTCGTCCTGGAACTCCAGGTGGTAGCGGCCGCGGGTGATGCCGGCGAAAATCTCACGGGCGCGGTGGAAGACGCGAGGCCGGGTGCCGTCGCGGGTGCGCTCCTGCACGAACTCGCCCAGTACCGCGCCGGCGGCCAGGGCGTAGTCCCGCTCACGCGCCGCGCGCAGGGCGGCCATCGCGTCGTCCTGCTCGGCCAGGGCGCGTTCCAGGTCCTGCTGCCGCCGCGCCTCGCTGATGCGCCGCTCGATGCCACCGATCTCCCGTGTGATGGACTCCAGTTCGGCAGCAAGTAGCTGCTGCTCGTGCAGCTCCTGCCTCAGCGCCTCCGCGGTGGCGTCGAGGAGGTCGGGGTGCTCTGCGAGAGCAGACGCGCTCACGCTCACTACCGCCTCAGCGTCGGTGACGGCGCGGACGGCGTTCCGGTAGTCGTCCAGGACGCGCAGCCACTCGTACAGGGCGCGAGGATCGTCTTCCGAGAGGCCCAGTGGTTCGAGCAGTGCCCTGCGCTCGTCCTCCAGCCGGGCGATCTCGTGTGAAGCGTCCTCCAACGCCTGACGGGCACGTGCCGCCTGATCGGTCGCTTGGCGCAGGCGCTCTACCCGCGCGGCGAGATCTTCCAGGTACCCGGCCGCGGACGGGAGGTCGACCGCTTCGGAGTAACCGAATCGCTCGAATTCGCCGTTCAGGCGTGCCAGCGCGTCCCGGAACCGAGTGCGCGCCAGATCCCGCGCGCTCTCCTGGGTGACGACCTCGTCATTGGCTCGCTGCCAGGCAGCAACGTTGCTGGCCAGGAGCGCCAACCGGGCCACGTCCCCGTCCACGATGAGGCCGTACCGCTGGCGGATTCCCTCCCGCCGTGCTTCGGCCTGGAGTCGTGCGGCTGCAAGCTCCGCGACGCGCGGAGCTAGACCAGCCCAGCGCTGTGCGCGCTCGTGCTCCAGCGCCGCGGCCTGGAGCCGCGCAATCAACTGGTCGAAGAGCTTCTCGACTTCCTCGGTCTCCCAGGCTGCCGGGCGGCCGAGCTCCAGCCGCAGGAACTCCCGCTGGATGTTCTCCCTGACGGCCGCCGCATCGGAGTCGACCGGGCGGCGTCGAATGACGATGAGCAGACCGATGCCGACAACGGCCAGCACCCACAGTGCCGGGTGTACCAGAAGCCCAAGCAGCGCTCCCTCGGCCGTGACGAGGAGTGCCGCCGCGACCCCGGCGCGGATCGCCCCCGTCTGTTCCCCTTCGTCGTGCGGAGCAGGTGTCCTGAGCCACTGGCTCAGCAGCCCGATCCCCTGTTGGAGCCGCCGCAGGTCCTCGACGGCTTTGCCGGACCCGACCCAGGCCTGGAGCTGACGTTCGGCGTCCTCCGCGGCCATCACCCGCGCCAGTTCGTTGGTCGCCTGCACGAAGGCGTCAAGCCCGTCCCGGTCGAGCGCTGCGATCTGCTCGTCGGTCAACCCCGGGTCGATCCGGCGCCGTGCTTCCGTCCGCTGGGTGAGTGCTTCCTGGTACGCGGCTTCGGCCCGGCGGATCTCGCTCGCGAGGTCCTGCAGTTCCGCGTAGAGCCCGCGGAGACGCTCAATGAAGCCGGGGGGCAGCTCGTGGCCCATCAGACCGGTCTCTCTCGCGTCTGCCTCGGCGCGTTGCAGTGCCTGCTCCGCCTCAGTGCGGCGCTGGCGAGCGCTCGTGAGGTTCGCTTCGATCCGCTCCAGTCGCTGGTCTTCGTCCCCGTGCAGGCGGGCCAGCACCTCCGGGAACGTGGCGAGCCGCTCGCGCGCCTCATCCAACGTCCGGCGCGCCGCGGCGTACGCCAGCGCCTGTTCGAGCAGCGCCGCGCGGTCTCGTGCTTCCATCGCGCGCTGCGCCCGCTCACGCAGCTCATCGAGCCGCGCCTCCTCGCGCCGCAGGTGCTCGTAGCCCTCGCGCGTGACCCGCACGGCCTGCTGCGCGGCCCGCACGCGCTCGACGACCTCCGGGGGGCGCCCACCGCGGGGCGGGGATGCGCGATAGCCGAGCGTCGCGATCGCCCGGGGCACGTCGTAGCCCCCGGCCGACTCCCGGACGATCACCTCGGCCAGTGGTCCACCGGCATCCTCCTCGCGGAGCAGGTCATGGAGCGAGAGGAGATAGCGGTCCCGGTGGTCATCGGGTACGGCGACACGAAGCGGGTCGGCGTTGACCCCATTACGCTGGTAGGTCGCATGGCCGGCGTCGTAGTCAATGCGCCACTGCTCGTTCCCGAGGTGCAGCACCCCGCTGAACGCCGCGCGCGACCAGCCGTCCGGCAGTACGTCCGGCCAGAGGAGCCCGTGGATGACCCGCGCGGTCGTGGTCTTCCCTGAGGCGTTCGGGCCGTAGACGAGGTTCAGCCCGGGACTGAGCCCCGTGATGCGGAAGCCGCTCGGCATCCCCGGTGTGCGCCGGACTTCGATCTCGGCGACGCGCAGGGCGTCGCGGCCGTCACCCCCGCGCATCACGCCTCACCTCGCTCCTGGAGCAGGGTATCCAGCAGGCGCCAGCCTTCCTGCACGAGATAGCGGCGAGCGACCGAGGCGTCCGGGGCGGGATCACCGGCGACATCCCGATACCAGCGGTGGTCTGCCACGGCGCGCAGCGCAGCAACGGTTCGGTCAATCAACGGCCGGTATTCGGGCGGCGGATCGGTATTACCATCGAGCGCCTGCAGCATCCGGGCGACCTCCCCCGCCGGGTGAGGCGCCGCGGCGAGC
This genomic window from Sphaerobacter thermophilus DSM 20745 contains:
- a CDS encoding ATP-binding protein, producing the protein MRGGDGRDALRVAEIEVRRTPGMPSGFRITGLSPGLNLVYGPNASGKTTTARVIHGLLWPDVLPDGWSRAAFSGVLHLGNEQWRIDYDAGHATYQRNGVNADPLRVAVPDDHRDRYLLSLHDLLREEDAGGPLAEVIVRESAGGYDVPRAIATLGYRASPPRGGRPPEVVERVRAAQQAVRVTREGYEHLRREEARLDELRERAQRAMEARDRAALLEQALAYAAARRTLDEARERLATFPEVLARLHGDEDQRLERIEANLTSARQRRTEAEQALQRAEADARETGLMGHELPPGFIERLRGLYAELQDLASEIRRAEAAYQEALTQRTEARRRIDPGLTDEQIAALDRDGLDAFVQATNELARVMAAEDAERQLQAWVGSGKAVEDLRRLQQGIGLLSQWLRTPAPHDEGEQTGAIRAGVAAALLVTAEGALLGLLVHPALWVLAVVGIGLLIVIRRRPVDSDAAAVRENIQREFLRLELGRPAAWETEEVEKLFDQLIARLQAAALEHERAQRWAGLAPRVAELAAARLQAEARREGIRQRYGLIVDGDVARLALLASNVAAWQRANDEVVTQESARDLARTRFRDALARLNGEFERFGYSEAVDLPSAAGYLEDLAARVERLRQATDQAARARQALEDASHEIARLEDERRALLEPLGLSEDDPRALYEWLRVLDDYRNAVRAVTDAEAVVSVSASALAEHPDLLDATAEALRQELHEQQLLAAELESITREIGGIERRISEARRQQDLERALAEQDDAMAALRAARERDYALAAGAVLGEFVQERTRDGTRPRVFHRAREIFAGITRGRYHLEFQDESPPAFRATDTGTGIGQSLEELSSATRLQLLMAVRLAFIEEAEHGPRLPLLLDETLGNSDEQRARAIIDATIEICRAGRQVFYFTAQHDEVSKWRAILREHPDLPHAVHDLTEIRGLADYERLPLADPVPLRTPVPAPGDMTREEYGRALRVPGIDPLTSHIGGVHLWYLVTDLDTLHRLLEHGIATWGQAENLAARGVLDSLLDNPVVYQRAAARARVLAAVLDAVRIGRGKPVDRAVLLDSGAISATFIDRVTDLAREKGGDAKALVTALRDRVIPGFQQRKLDELHTHLVEQGYLDERERLSPEQIRTEALAAGGPDLQAGNLTPADIDDLLGHVLVGAD